A segment of the Nostoc sp. TCL26-01 genome:
TTATTATTTAATATACAAACAGAATTAACGAATCTCACTGGACTTTTATACTTATTTCTATTTGCTCTATTAGTGCTGACACTCATTGTGACGATGACTCAGCTGAAAATACCAAAGTATCGCCATACTTTAAGTCTGATTGTGATTGCTGTGGTAGTGCTTACCAATCTTATGAGGATTTGGGGTGGCATATCTCTCATTGATCAGATGTTTGGAATTAGTAGTAACAGTATCTTTATTACTTGGTTAGGAGCAATTGCCTTTTTTATTTTTTTGTTTCTGCTAATCATTTATTTAATTGATCATAACGTCAGAGAAATATAAAATGGCTGCATCAGGATATGAAAAAATTAAAGTGACATTAATTATTGGAGCATTATATATCTTTCCGGTTGCTTCAATGCTGGTTGGTTTTATCCCATTTGGCTATCGATTTTTATTACTAATAATAGTTTTTATTTTAGTAATCTTATCTGCTATGGTCAAAAATCTAAATTTACAAGAGCTAGGTTTTGCTGATGACAATCTATTACCGGCGCTAAGAGATATATTACCGATAACATTAGGATTTATTGTATTAATTACACTGCGTTATTTTCTTCAGGGAACACGAGTTGATAATTCTACTCTCCAGTGGTACTTTTATTTATTTTTTATCTTTATATCTGCACCTATACAAGAATTTTTATATAGAGGTTATCTATTGCATCTTGTCTCAAAGTTAGGTTTTTCTCAATATTTCCTTGCTATTTCTTCTATTTTGTATAGCTTTGTCCATGCTATTTACTGGGATTTAACAACTGTATTATTGACGCTAATAATTGGTTTTATTTGGGGATATCATTACATTCGGTTCAAAAATCTGTATAGTGTTACTCTTAGTCATATTTTGCTGGGACTAGTTGCCCTGAAAACTGGATTATTGTAGAAACTCATATTTTGCAGCAGGCGACTGGAAGTCGCAGCTACACAGGCAAAACCCGCCTACGCGGGTTAAGAGATTTCCAGAAATGTAGGTTGAGTGGAGGCTTTGCGTCACCCAACATGATCTAAAAAACCCAATGGATATTTTGGTGTAGGGTGACGCTACTCATACACCCTACAGTCCTTAATCTTCAACTATCAGCCAAGAGAGACTTGCAAATTGCCGGGTTCTGCTAGACTTCCCTGGAAGACGATACCGCGTTGATTGGCGTGCAAATGACGCAGAATCTTATAAATTGCTTCAATTTGATCAACTGCATCTAATTTTTGAGCAATTTGTTCTAGAGTCAGGGGTGTTTTTTCAGTTTGCAGTAACCCGACAACTTTGGTTTGCAAATCCAGAATCACAGCAGCAGCTTTTTTACCAGCTTCTACTCCTGGTTGGTGGTAGGCGTTAATGTTAACCAAGCTAGCGTATAACCCAACAGCGCGTTCATATAAAGCAATTAATGCACCGACTGTGCGAGCATTAGCTTGGGGAATTGTCACTGTAATTGAGTCGCGTTGATTTTCGTAAAGGGCTTGGCGAGTTCCTTGGAGAAAACCAGACAGATAATCCCCTGCAGTCACACCGGGATCTATTTCTGGGGATATACCCTGACGATCTTCGAGAACTTCAATTAAGGTAGCAAAGAAATTCGGTACACCTTCGCGCAACTGCTGGACGTAAGCGTGTTGGTCTGTTGAACCCTTGTTACCATAAACAGCAATACCTTGATGCACCACATTGCCGTCTAAATCTTTTTCTTTACCCAAAGATTCCATCACCAGCTGTTGTAAATAACGACTAAACAACAGCAAGCTATCTTTGTAGGGTAAGACAACCATGTCTTTTTCACCCTTACCATTGCCAGAAAAATACCAAGATAAAGCCAACAAAGCCGCCGGGTTTTTCTTGACATCGGGGATGCGGGTAGCGTCATCCATTTCTTTTGCACCATCTAACATGGCACGAACATCAATACCTTGTAATGCGGCGGGAACCAAGCCGACAGCAGACAATTCTGAGGTACGTCCACCCACCCAATCATACATGGGGAATCTAGCCAGCCAACCTTCGGATTTAGCGATTTTGTCTAAGTTGCTGTCAACACTAGTAACAGCTACTGCATATTGAGCAAAATCTAGATTTTGTCCAGCGTAGGCTTTTTTGACTTCAATCATGCCATTGCGGGGTTCTGGTGTACCTCCAGATTTGGAGATGACGATTACCAGGGTGCTGGCAAGATGATTGCGCAGGTGAGTTAAAATCCGGTCTATGCCAGTAGGATCAGTATTGTCGATAAAGTGGATTTTGAGGGGAGGAAATTCTGGTGCTAGGGCTTCAGCGACGAATTGGGGGCCAAGGGCAGAACCACCAATGCCAATGGAAATAATATCTGTATAGCGGTTAGCTTTGGGTGGATGAATAGCACCTGTTTGGATTTTTTCCGCAAAGGCTTCGATTTGTTCTAGGGTTTGGACTATTTCTTGTGTAAGTTCTGGAGTGGGTGCTAAATCTGGGTTTCGCAGCCAGTAATGTCCCACCATGCGGTTTTCGTCGGGATTAGCGATCGCGCCCTTCTCCAACTGTTCCATATCCGCAAACGCTTTGTCAAACTTCGGTCGCAACGACTCCACGAAGGCATCATCAAAACGCATCCGACTTACATCTAGATACAGTCCTAATCCCTCGTGGAAATATAACCAATCTTGGTATCGTTGCCAAAGTGCCTTTGCATCCATAGGGATATCTCTAGTAAAGTGTCTTTCCACATCAAGTTTAATGTAAGCTTAGAGCCACCCCTGCTCAGTCTTATACAGTTTTAAGTGTTGAAAAATTCCTCACTCTAAACATCTGGCATAGGTATGACCCGAAGAAATTTTACAATCTCACCGCGAATTTCTATGCCAATTAAATAATTATCTATCGTAAAGCGATGAAAAATTCCTTCATCATCCAGTCGTCTCAATTCCGGCAAACAATGCAAAGGCCACTTTTCGGCAAAATCAAAAAACACAAAATCATATACTCGCTGATAGGCAGCAGGCTCTAAACTTTTCAGGTCTACTAAAAAAGACCTAGCATAGCGCATTTCCAGAGTCACTAGAGTCACCGTAAGGGGGATGGGGAGGCAGGGGGAGCAGGGGAGGCAGGGGGAGCAGGGGAGGCAGGGAGGGGGGGCAGGGGAGAATAATTAATGACTACTCACAACTCAGCACTCAGCACGGGCTAAACGCCCCGCTTCCGCTAACAGCACTCACTACTCAGCACTCACTACTCTGTTTTAAACAAACATCAACATCCGTATTGCTTCTTCTTGGGTTAAGATATCCCACGGTTGCTGCGATCGCTTGACTTGTTGTATTGCTTTTGTCATATAAAAGTCACAGTGCAAAGCATGGATATCCAGCCAAACACTCTCCAATTCTTCATCACCCAATTGTTCAATTAAATGATGAATTCTGATTCTCAGTAAGTTCATACACTACTCACATTGCCCAAAACACAATGGTATTGTTCCCAAAAATTACCATTGGTTAACGGTAAGCTTACCTCGACCTAAAGGTACGAGGCTTTAGCCTCAGATTTGAGATACCGGAAACAGAGACATTTGCCCCTGCAATTGACAGCTCATCCCCGGACTTTCGGGACTGCTTACACAAGCCCCCAAAGCAGCAATATTATTAGCCGCGTTTATATCAGAATCATGCTCAAATCCACAATGCCCACACTTAAAGACCTTCCCGTTGCGATACGACTTCCCCTTGACTGGGTGGACGTGATGGCAACGCGAACAAGTTTGACTAGTATAAGCAGGTGGAACAAATACCACTGGAACGCCAGCAATATTTGCCTTGTACCCGACGAACAAACGCAGTTGATAGAACGCCCAATTATTAGTTCTACGGCGTTCAGTCTTGCTTCTTGGCTTTTGATTAAGCGACTCTCTAATATTAGTCAAATCTTCAAAAGCCAGTGTCGCGTTTGCCTGTTTTGCGTCATGAACAAGCTGTTTAGAAATGTTGTGATTCAACCACTTTTGAAAGCGTTGTTCTCTGCCAGAAAGCCTTCTCATCAGTCGCCTAGAACTGCGAGTGCGTTTGCTTTGAACGTTCGCCCTGACCTTACTGTATCGGTCACGAACCAATTGAATCTGTTTACCACTCCACGATTCACCCCTAGAAGTAGTGGCGATGTCGCGCCTACCCAAATCAACCCCGATTACACTTCGGCTACGCTCAGTGCTAGCCTTGGGAGTTTTGCCCGTAGGCTGGGTTGGAATATCAACACAGATATTGATGTAGTAGTCACCCTGTTTCGTCTTGTTGAGGGTAGCAGCCGTTGGGGATTGCCCTTTGAGCAATGCCAACTGGTAGTTACCAATACTCAACTTGAACTTAACTCGACCACACATCAATGTAACGCCAACGGTTTGCAGTTCTTCCAGGTATTGAAAAGTCCGAATATCCAGATTCAACGATGTTGGTCTGAACTTGTGGACTTGTTTAACTGCCTTAGCGTTACCAATCACGCGACGAATTGCTTGGCACACATGGTTTGCCTTCAAGCCCGTTGCTTCACGTACTGCCTTATAAACCATGTGGTGAAGCTTAGTCGTATTCCAACAGTTCTCGCGTTTTGCGGTTTCATATATCTGGTTACAAGCGTCAGCAAATCCTTGCAAGGTAAGGTCTATCTCAGAGCGCAACTCTACAGGTACTTGAAGCTTGCATTTAACAGATATAGTTTGCATTGGAGTGAGTTAAATACTCATCCCATTGTATCATGTAAAGCCGTGCTAGAAGCACGGGGTTTCAAACCCATTTTTCTGATGAGTCACGCAAGATAGACTACATTGGGGATTGGGAACAGATGACAGGTGACAGGTGACAGGTGATAGGTGACAGGTGACAGGGAATAGGGGATTGGGGAGTGAGGGAGTGAGGGAGTGAGGGAGTGAGGGGTGTAAACAGTGAACAGTGAACAGTAAACAGTGAACAGTGAACGTTTATTAACTGGTAACTGATTTGGGGAGTGAGGGAGTGCTGAGTGGAAGTCGGAAGTCGGAAGTCGGAGAGTGCTAACTAATGACTATTGACTAATGACTATTGACTAATGACTATTGACTAATGACTATTGACTAATGACTAATGACTAATGACTAATGACTAATGACTATTGACTAATGACTATTGACTAATGACTATTGACTAATGACTATTGACTAATGACTATTGACTATTGACCAATGATTGAATACCTAATTTTTCTCGCAATTTCTACAGCCGTTTTCGCCCTGTTTGGTTTAGGACTGAATTTACAGTGGGGTTTTACAGGGTTAATTAACTTTGGTCATATTGCTTTTATGACTTTGGGTGCTTACACCACGGTGTTGTTAAGCCTCAAGGGTGTGCCTTTATTTATATCGGCTATTGTGGGGGCAATTGTCGCTGCTTTGTTGGGGTTGGTGATTGGGTTTGCG
Coding sequences within it:
- a CDS encoding cytotoxic translational repressor of toxin-antitoxin stability system, with translation MTLEMRYARSFLVDLKSLEPAAYQRVYDFVFFDFAEKWPLHCLPELRRLDDEGIFHRFTIDNYLIGIEIRGEIVKFLRVIPMPDV
- a CDS encoding glucose-6-phosphate isomerase, with protein sequence MDAKALWQRYQDWLYFHEGLGLYLDVSRMRFDDAFVESLRPKFDKAFADMEQLEKGAIANPDENRMVGHYWLRNPDLAPTPELTQEIVQTLEQIEAFAEKIQTGAIHPPKANRYTDIISIGIGGSALGPQFVAEALAPEFPPLKIHFIDNTDPTGIDRILTHLRNHLASTLVIVISKSGGTPEPRNGMIEVKKAYAGQNLDFAQYAVAVTSVDSNLDKIAKSEGWLARFPMYDWVGGRTSELSAVGLVPAALQGIDVRAMLDGAKEMDDATRIPDVKKNPAALLALSWYFSGNGKGEKDMVVLPYKDSLLLFSRYLQQLVMESLGKEKDLDGNVVHQGIAVYGNKGSTDQHAYVQQLREGVPNFFATLIEVLEDRQGISPEIDPGVTAGDYLSGFLQGTRQALYENQRDSITVTIPQANARTVGALIALYERAVGLYASLVNINAYHQPGVEAGKKAAAVILDLQTKVVGLLQTEKTPLTLEQIAQKLDAVDQIEAIYKILRHLHANQRGIVFQGSLAEPGNLQVSLG
- a CDS encoding transposase, giving the protein MVYKAVREATGLKANHVCQAIRRVIGNAKAVKQVHKFRPTSLNLDIRTFQYLEELQTVGVTLMCGRVKFKLSIGNYQLALLKGQSPTAATLNKTKQGDYYINICVDIPTQPTGKTPKASTERSRSVIGVDLGRRDIATTSRGESWSGKQIQLVRDRYSKVRANVQSKRTRSSRRLMRRLSGREQRFQKWLNHNISKQLVHDAKQANATLAFEDLTNIRESLNQKPRSKTERRRTNNWAFYQLRLFVGYKANIAGVPVVFVPPAYTSQTCSRCHHVHPVKGKSYRNGKVFKCGHCGFEHDSDINAANNIAALGACVSSPESPGMSCQLQGQMSLFPVSQI
- a CDS encoding CPBP family intramembrane glutamic endopeptidase produces the protein MAASGYEKIKVTLIIGALYIFPVASMLVGFIPFGYRFLLLIIVFILVILSAMVKNLNLQELGFADDNLLPALRDILPITLGFIVLITLRYFLQGTRVDNSTLQWYFYLFFIFISAPIQEFLYRGYLLHLVSKLGFSQYFLAISSILYSFVHAIYWDLTTVLLTLIIGFIWGYHYIRFKNLYSVTLSHILLGLVALKTGLL